In Acidimicrobiia bacterium, a single window of DNA contains:
- a CDS encoding helix-turn-helix domain-containing protein has translation MSVDLATHIRELRQALGWTQDELAKRARIDQADLSRIERDNIDPRWSTVNKVVNALGETFELAAAPTTVRPALTAETRENSRRTALSAAPRRRTPKAVPIKR, from the coding sequence ATGAGCGTCGATCTGGCCACCCACATCCGAGAGCTTCGCCAGGCCCTCGGCTGGACGCAGGACGAGCTCGCGAAGCGCGCGCGGATCGACCAGGCCGACCTCTCGCGCATCGAGCGAGACAACATCGATCCTCGTTGGTCGACGGTGAACAAGGTCGTCAACGCACTTGGTGAGACCTTCGAGCTGGCCGCCGCTCCGACGACGGTTCGGCCGGCGCTCACTGCCGAGACCCGTGAGAACAGCCGAAGGACGGCGCTGTCGGCTGCGCCACGGCGTCGAACCCCCAAGGCAGTTCCCATCAAGCGATGA
- a CDS encoding ABC transporter ATP-binding protein, which yields MAAVIEIDGLHKEYSRRRRQTVAIDGLDLSVPEGGVFGFLGPNGSGKTTTIRCLLGLVRPTAGRVSLFGAEAPSGLPGVIGRIGAIVETPAFFPTMSARENLRLLGAIDHIGVARVDAMLERVGLADRAGDLVRRYSLGMKQRLGLAAVLLKDPALVILDEPANGLDPAGIRETRELLRGLGAEGRTVFVSSHLLTEVEHTCDRVAILNRGRCVATGTVDEVLDRSDGGVIVRVADLAAGAVALARAGMTVERRDGHLHVAVLPELAASVTEVLAAERLWVSELRAVEHSLEERFLELTAPEEPDRDIEEVQA from the coding sequence ATGGCCGCGGTGATCGAGATCGACGGGCTCCACAAGGAGTACTCGAGACGGAGGCGACAGACCGTCGCCATCGACGGGCTCGACCTGTCGGTGCCCGAAGGCGGCGTGTTCGGCTTCCTGGGCCCGAACGGCTCGGGCAAGACCACCACGATCCGCTGCCTGCTCGGGCTGGTGCGACCCACGGCGGGGCGGGTCTCGCTGTTCGGCGCCGAAGCCCCGAGTGGCCTTCCCGGCGTGATCGGGAGGATCGGCGCGATCGTAGAGACGCCTGCGTTCTTCCCGACGATGAGCGCGCGCGAGAACCTGCGCCTGCTCGGCGCGATCGACCACATCGGCGTGGCGCGCGTCGACGCCATGCTCGAGCGGGTGGGGCTGGCCGATCGGGCAGGCGACCTCGTTCGGCGCTACTCGCTCGGGATGAAGCAACGGCTCGGCCTCGCGGCAGTGCTTCTGAAGGACCCCGCGCTCGTGATCCTCGACGAGCCCGCCAACGGGCTCGATCCGGCCGGGATCCGTGAGACCCGCGAGCTGCTGCGTGGCCTCGGTGCCGAGGGGCGCACCGTATTCGTGTCGAGCCACCTGCTCACCGAGGTGGAGCACACGTGCGATCGCGTCGCGATCCTCAATCGGGGTCGGTGTGTGGCGACCGGCACGGTCGACGAAGTGCTCGACCGAAGCGACGGCGGCGTGATCGTTCGCGTCGCCGACCTCGCGGCGGGGGCGGTCGCTCTCGCGCGCGCCGGGATGACGGTGGAGCGCCGCGACGGCCACCTGCACGTCGCGGTGCTGCCCGAGCTCGCGGCGAGCGTCACCGAGGTGCTCGCCGCCGAGCGGCTGTGGGTATCGGAGCTACGTGCGGTGGAGCACAGCCTGGAAGAGCGGTTCCTCGAGCTGACCGCGCCCGAGGAACCCGACCGTGACATCGAGGAGGTACAGGCATGA
- a CDS encoding SigE family RNA polymerase sigma factor has product MVAHAIVGEVSDPIGIAVADALAAVLGMTDAVFPATGTSAQVATDDVVDADRLVTTLFAQEGASLVRLARLFVDDRNAAEDLVQEAFIRLARSTHRIADPAKAPAYLRSIVLNLARDSNRRGLVSMRHQLPFDDRVASIEDQITVREDQQQVIDALRDLPHRQRQCLVLRYYDELGIDDIADTIGCSRNSVKTHLQRGLAALERKLAAAAADAAEDEDAARIAVSRGAPS; this is encoded by the coding sequence ATGGTTGCGCACGCGATCGTCGGCGAGGTGAGCGACCCGATCGGCATCGCGGTCGCCGACGCGCTCGCGGCCGTGCTGGGCATGACCGATGCGGTCTTCCCCGCGACCGGCACCTCCGCGCAGGTCGCCACCGACGACGTTGTCGACGCGGATCGCCTCGTGACGACATTGTTCGCCCAGGAAGGCGCGTCGTTGGTCAGGCTCGCGCGCCTCTTCGTCGACGATCGCAACGCCGCAGAGGATCTCGTACAGGAGGCATTCATCCGTCTCGCACGGTCGACCCACCGGATCGCCGATCCGGCGAAGGCGCCCGCGTACCTCCGCTCGATCGTGCTCAACCTCGCGCGCGACTCCAACCGCCGCGGACTCGTGTCGATGCGTCATCAACTGCCGTTCGACGACCGGGTCGCGTCGATCGAGGATCAGATCACGGTGCGCGAGGACCAGCAGCAGGTGATCGACGCACTGCGCGACCTTCCGCACCGCCAGCGGCAGTGCCTCGTGCTCCGCTACTACGACGAGCTCGGCATCGACGACATCGCCGACACGATCGGGTGCTCGCGCAACTCGGTGAAGACCCACCTCCAGCGCGGGCTCGCCGCGCTCGAACGGAAGCTCGCCGCCGCCGCCGCCGACGCGGCCGAGGACGAGGATGCGGCGCGCATCGCGGTCTCGCGAGGAGCCCCGTCGTGA
- a CDS encoding SDR family oxidoreductase has translation MEDKIAFVTGASRGIGKAIAIELAAGGYDVAITARTVHEGDAREHSSTLKRSDTSALPGSLDSTADLVRSAGQRCMTLPADLLDHPSLVSAADTVLAEWGGIDVLVNNGRYVGPGHMDFILDTPVRVLRDHLEANALAPVVLIKTIVPRMAERGSGTVINITSGAGYGDPPAPAGQGGWGLGYAFSKGALHRIAGVLALETQDLGVRAYNVQPGFIATERIAQDMAAFGFDASTGAPGAVIGKVCRWLLESPDAAQYNGQCIQAQELCSELGLLPGWSLTG, from the coding sequence ATGGAGGACAAGATCGCTTTCGTCACTGGCGCGAGCCGCGGGATCGGCAAGGCCATCGCGATCGAACTGGCCGCCGGTGGCTACGACGTCGCCATCACGGCGCGCACCGTGCACGAGGGCGACGCCCGTGAGCACAGCTCGACGCTCAAGCGTTCGGACACGAGCGCGCTGCCCGGTTCGCTCGACTCCACCGCGGATCTCGTCCGATCGGCCGGACAGCGCTGCATGACCCTCCCCGCAGACTTGCTCGATCACCCGTCGCTGGTGTCGGCGGCCGACACGGTGCTCGCGGAGTGGGGCGGCATCGACGTCCTCGTGAACAACGGCCGATACGTCGGGCCCGGTCACATGGACTTCATCCTCGACACTCCCGTGCGTGTGTTGCGCGATCACCTCGAGGCGAATGCGCTCGCGCCCGTCGTGCTCATCAAGACGATCGTGCCGCGCATGGCGGAGCGCGGTTCCGGCACCGTCATCAACATCACGTCCGGCGCGGGCTACGGAGACCCCCCGGCACCTGCCGGGCAGGGCGGCTGGGGGCTGGGCTACGCGTTCAGCAAGGGGGCACTGCATCGCATTGCCGGTGTGCTCGCGCTGGAAACGCAGGATCTCGGCGTGCGCGCGTACAACGTGCAACCCGGCTTCATCGCGACCGAGCGGATCGCGCAGGACATGGCCGCGTTCGGCTTCGACGCGTCCACGGGCGCGCCGGGTGCCGTCATCGGCAAGGTGTGCCGCTGGCTCCTGGAGTCGCCCGACGCCGCGCAGTACAACGGTCAGTGCATCCAGGCACAAGAGCTGTGCAGCGAGCTCGGCCTGTTGCCGGGCTGGTCGCTCACCGGTTGA
- a CDS encoding GNAT family N-acetyltransferase, with protein sequence MTLTGERITLRELTVDDAPAAFEWGGDADWFRYLPVEHVATVEEERAFLAAREVEAQEQPRVQYSLGVVWNATDELIGSVRLGISSRSHRGGDMGYGVRRDLWGRGITTEAAGLLLDFGFGPLGLHRIFAVHHPDNVGSGRVMQKLGMRFEGRQRDHMYAHGAWRDSLAYAILEDEWQPGQHVAVTAHQAPMRALDLRCDRDLILELHVLASYESETPISRVLTLDEWRTKWLATEQPGQFLDTILDVLADPRAFSTVWEEDGRAVGYAYARITEAPGFATIAEFGDVAILPEYQRRGIGRALFRAIETHAIEHGADILRSSAGIENVASQRLHERAGWQRHEIGYEKDLHRRDADRRTGG encoded by the coding sequence GTGACGCTCACCGGTGAGCGCATCACATTGCGCGAGCTCACCGTCGACGACGCGCCGGCCGCGTTCGAGTGGGGCGGCGATGCCGACTGGTTCCGGTACCTCCCCGTCGAGCACGTCGCGACCGTCGAGGAGGAACGAGCATTTCTGGCGGCGCGCGAAGTCGAGGCGCAGGAGCAACCGCGCGTGCAGTACAGCCTCGGCGTCGTGTGGAACGCGACCGATGAGCTCATCGGAAGCGTGCGCCTCGGTATCAGCTCGCGGTCGCATCGCGGCGGAGACATGGGCTACGGAGTACGGCGCGACCTCTGGGGGCGCGGCATCACCACCGAGGCTGCCGGGCTGCTCCTCGACTTCGGCTTCGGCCCGCTCGGCTTGCACCGCATCTTCGCGGTCCATCATCCCGACAACGTCGGGTCGGGCCGCGTCATGCAGAAGCTCGGTATGCGGTTCGAGGGGCGTCAGCGCGATCACATGTACGCGCACGGCGCGTGGCGCGACTCGCTCGCCTACGCGATCCTGGAAGACGAGTGGCAGCCGGGCCAACACGTTGCGGTCACGGCGCATCAGGCTCCGATGCGCGCGCTCGACCTCCGATGCGATCGCGATCTCATCCTCGAGTTACATGTGCTCGCCAGCTACGAGAGCGAGACCCCGATCTCTCGTGTCCTGACCCTCGACGAATGGCGCACCAAGTGGCTCGCCACCGAGCAGCCGGGACAATTCCTCGACACGATTCTCGACGTATTGGCCGACCCGCGCGCGTTCTCCACAGTCTGGGAGGAGGACGGCCGCGCCGTCGGATACGCGTACGCACGGATCACGGAGGCTCCCGGGTTCGCGACGATCGCGGAGTTCGGCGACGTGGCGATCCTTCCGGAATATCAGCGTCGCGGCATTGGGCGCGCACTGTTCCGCGCGATCGAAACGCACGCGATCGAGCACGGCGCCGACATCCTCCGGTCTTCCGCCGGCATCGAGAATGTCGCGTCGCAGCGCCTTCACGAGCGCGCCGGATGGCAGCGGCACGAGATCGGCTACGAGAAGGACCTCCATCGTCGCGACGCTGACCGGCGTACAGGCGGATAG
- a CDS encoding PDZ domain-containing protein, with product MSDDTPAGDTEPAPQAEEPAAAAGEPTPEPAIAEPVTAESVVAPAAAAAAPPPEGRGGILLPTWVAVVLAVLLIGGVGFAIGYWTGDDGDSDERNADSGQTVPNRQGPFGNVPGNNLPNRGTPPNGNGNNGNGQTTAQTAFLGVSVESADNSGGARVTSVQSTSPAASAGLKTGDVITKVGDTNIQSDADLIRAIRNHEPGDEVTITYTRDGNSAQAKVTLGNRSDATRSSVPS from the coding sequence GTGAGCGACGACACGCCGGCGGGCGACACCGAACCTGCACCGCAGGCCGAGGAACCGGCGGCGGCGGCCGGCGAACCCACGCCTGAGCCCGCGATCGCGGAGCCGGTCACGGCCGAGTCCGTGGTGGCGCCGGCAGCAGCCGCGGCCGCACCCCCGCCGGAAGGTCGAGGAGGGATCCTGCTGCCGACGTGGGTGGCGGTCGTGCTCGCCGTCCTCCTCATCGGTGGGGTCGGCTTCGCGATCGGCTACTGGACCGGCGACGACGGCGACTCCGACGAGAGGAATGCCGACAGCGGCCAGACCGTCCCGAACCGCCAGGGTCCCTTCGGGAACGTCCCCGGAAACAACCTGCCGAACCGCGGCACGCCGCCGAACGGCAACGGGAACAACGGGAACGGGCAGACCACCGCGCAGACCGCGTTCCTCGGTGTGTCGGTCGAGAGCGCCGACAACAGCGGTGGCGCGCGCGTGACGAGCGTGCAGTCGACGAGCCCTGCCGCCAGCGCGGGCCTGAAGACCGGCGACGTGATCACGAAGGTCGGTGACACCAACATCCAGAGCGATGCCGACCTGATCCGCGCGATCCGCAACCACGAACCCGGCGACGAAGTCACGATCACCTACACGCGCGACGGCAATTCCGCTCAGGCGAAGGTGACGCTCGGCAATCGCTCGGACGCGACGCGTAGCTCGGTCCCCTCCTGA
- a CDS encoding sulfotransferase domain-containing protein, with amino-acid sequence MAEAAPRTDAVIAGVNKAGSTSLFVSLSTHPEVAPSAIKETRYFLPARYGQPLEPFSVYENYFHDVADRPVRLEATPNYLYGGAAVATKMRELLTNPRIIVMLREPVSRALSFFSYQKVRLRIPADLSITDYLAAADALTDADFRDPENEKYMAFRGGCYAGYLPPWLDTFGTDQLRIVWFEELVSDPAAVIDPLAAWIGLDPLQFPDGALSSENRTTGFKNKAFQRLALNTNDRLERAFRRHPDLKRKLRAFYYKLNGTPVADEIPVTVRDELAERYREPNARLAAQLGRAGIAIPPWLSGQRRSADRA; translated from the coding sequence ATGGCTGAGGCCGCCCCGCGTACCGATGCCGTGATCGCCGGCGTCAACAAGGCGGGCAGCACATCGCTCTTCGTCTCGCTGTCGACGCACCCGGAGGTAGCTCCGTCCGCGATCAAGGAGACGCGCTACTTCCTCCCTGCGCGGTACGGGCAGCCACTCGAGCCGTTCTCCGTGTACGAGAACTACTTCCACGACGTGGCCGATCGGCCGGTGCGGCTCGAGGCCACGCCGAACTACCTCTACGGTGGGGCGGCGGTGGCCACGAAGATGCGCGAGCTGCTCACGAACCCGCGCATCATCGTCATGCTGCGCGAACCGGTGAGCCGCGCGCTTTCGTTCTTCTCGTACCAGAAGGTGCGCCTCCGGATCCCTGCCGATCTGTCGATCACCGACTACCTGGCCGCGGCCGATGCGCTCACCGACGCCGACTTCCGCGATCCCGAGAACGAGAAGTACATGGCGTTTCGCGGCGGCTGCTACGCCGGCTACCTGCCGCCATGGCTCGACACATTCGGCACCGACCAACTGCGGATCGTGTGGTTCGAGGAGCTCGTCTCCGATCCTGCCGCCGTGATCGATCCGCTCGCCGCGTGGATCGGGCTCGACCCTCTGCAGTTCCCCGACGGCGCGCTCAGCTCCGAGAACCGCACCACCGGGTTCAAGAACAAGGCCTTCCAGAGGTTGGCGTTGAACACCAACGATCGGCTGGAGCGCGCGTTCCGGCGCCACCCCGATCTCAAGCGCAAGTTGCGCGCGTTCTACTACAAGCTGAACGGCACCCCGGTCGCCGACGAAATCCCCGTCACCGTGCGTGACGAGCTCGCCGAGCGTTACCGCGAGCCGAACGCGCGGCTTGCCGCCCAGCTCGGACGCGCGGGCATCGCGATTCCCCCCTGGCTCTCCGGTCAGCGTCGATCGGCCGACCGCGCGTAG
- a CDS encoding lipid II flippase MurJ has protein sequence MSVATLASRGIGFVRVWVIAAVLGTTFLGNAYQSSSSVSNVLFELLAAGALSAVLVPSFVHLLEAGEDHEAENLASGLLGLALAVMGVVCVVGVILAPQIARLLSSGVHNPEVEQQQIALSTFLLRFFIPQVLLYVLGTVATAILYAKRRFVVTAMAPIANTVFVVAALVLFRVVAGPAPGLDLTLDEKLLLAIGGLLGVAGFVAVPVVALMRSGFKFRPRFMRPDAGLRRALHLSAWAVLQHAGIGILLGTAIVMGNRVEGGVVAYQFAFVAFMAAYSILAQPVHTTILPDMSLDASRGGTSELADRVRWALDRIAILVLPVSAAYLALSLPAMNVIAPASSSPELLAAALASLGVGLFVYSGFLLLARAFYALGDSRTPALVALGAALLGSAVEIIGVYAVDGGPARVAMLGAGHSTAYLVGAVLLFVMLRARLGRPLFPHSFWRALLISAVLGAAAWGVERAIAPRERLATAAVLAMIGVLGVGLYVGMLRMLPKRPVLREAALEPTDPDLAVEL, from the coding sequence ATGAGCGTCGCCACCCTCGCCTCACGCGGCATCGGCTTCGTGCGCGTGTGGGTGATCGCGGCTGTCCTCGGTACCACGTTCCTCGGGAACGCGTACCAGTCGTCGAGCTCGGTTTCGAACGTGCTGTTCGAGTTGCTCGCCGCGGGCGCACTGTCGGCCGTGCTGGTTCCGAGCTTCGTGCACCTGCTCGAGGCGGGAGAGGACCACGAGGCAGAGAACCTCGCATCGGGTCTGCTCGGTCTCGCGCTTGCGGTGATGGGTGTGGTGTGCGTCGTCGGGGTGATCCTGGCGCCCCAGATCGCGCGGTTGCTCTCGAGCGGCGTGCACAACCCGGAAGTCGAGCAGCAGCAGATCGCGCTCTCGACGTTCCTGCTGCGCTTCTTCATACCGCAGGTGCTGCTCTACGTGCTCGGTACCGTCGCCACCGCGATCCTCTACGCCAAGCGACGCTTCGTGGTCACTGCGATGGCGCCGATCGCGAACACCGTTTTCGTCGTCGCCGCGTTGGTGCTGTTCCGCGTGGTCGCTGGCCCGGCTCCGGGTCTCGACCTCACGCTCGACGAGAAGTTGCTCCTCGCGATCGGCGGGCTCCTGGGCGTCGCAGGCTTCGTCGCGGTGCCGGTGGTCGCGCTCATGCGGTCGGGATTCAAGTTCCGGCCCAGGTTCATGCGTCCCGACGCCGGGTTGCGCCGCGCCTTGCACCTTTCGGCGTGGGCGGTGTTGCAGCATGCGGGAATCGGGATCTTGCTCGGCACCGCGATCGTGATGGGCAACCGGGTCGAAGGGGGAGTGGTCGCGTACCAGTTCGCGTTTGTGGCGTTCATGGCCGCGTACTCGATCCTCGCGCAGCCGGTGCACACCACGATCCTCCCCGACATGTCGCTCGACGCGAGCCGCGGTGGCACCTCCGAGCTTGCCGACCGCGTGCGCTGGGCGCTCGACCGAATCGCGATCCTCGTGCTGCCGGTATCTGCGGCGTACCTCGCACTCTCTCTCCCGGCGATGAACGTGATCGCACCCGCGTCGAGCAGCCCCGAGTTGCTCGCGGCAGCGCTGGCTTCCCTCGGCGTCGGGCTTTTCGTCTACAGCGGCTTCCTGTTGCTCGCGCGGGCGTTCTACGCGCTCGGCGACAGCCGGACCCCCGCGCTCGTCGCGCTCGGAGCCGCGCTCCTCGGTTCCGCGGTGGAGATCATCGGTGTGTACGCGGTCGACGGCGGGCCGGCGCGGGTGGCGATGCTCGGTGCAGGGCACAGCACGGCGTACCTCGTCGGCGCGGTGCTGCTGTTCGTGATGTTGCGGGCGCGACTCGGCCGACCGCTGTTCCCACACTCATTCTGGCGTGCGTTACTGATCTCGGCAGTGCTCGGCGCGGCCGCGTGGGGTGTGGAACGCGCGATTGCGCCACGTGAGCGTCTCGCCACGGCTGCTGTCCTCGCGATGATCGGAGTGCTCGGAGTGGGACTTTACGTGGGGATGCTGCGCATGCTGCCCAAGCGCCCGGTGCTGCGCGAGGCGGCGCTCGAGCCCACCGATCCCGACCTCGCCGTCGAGCTGTGA
- a CDS encoding ribonuclease HI family protein: protein MSDDAVLRDEVVIYCDGGSRGNPGPAAIGALVLDPSTSPPTRLATVSERIGSATNNVAEYRALIAGLEAAREFPSRAVRVRADSMLVIEQLGGKWRVKQEHLRALHARARDLLDEYEEVDLAHVRREQNVDADALVNAALDA, encoded by the coding sequence GTGAGCGACGACGCGGTCCTGCGGGACGAGGTCGTCATCTACTGCGACGGCGGCTCCCGCGGCAATCCGGGGCCCGCGGCCATCGGCGCGCTCGTCCTCGACCCGTCGACGTCACCTCCGACACGCCTCGCGACGGTGAGCGAGCGCATCGGTTCCGCCACCAACAACGTCGCCGAGTACAGGGCGCTGATCGCCGGGCTCGAGGCCGCGCGCGAGTTCCCGTCGCGTGCGGTCCGGGTTCGCGCCGACTCGATGCTGGTGATCGAGCAGCTCGGGGGCAAGTGGCGCGTGAAGCAGGAGCACCTCCGTGCCTTGCATGCCCGCGCGCGTGATCTCCTCGACGAGTACGAAGAGGTCGATCTCGCGCACGTTCGCCGTGAGCAGAACGTCGACGCCGACGCGCTGGTCAACGCGGCGCTCGACGCGTAG
- a CDS encoding C4-type zinc ribbon domain-containing protein → MTSAAALESLLTLQERDAALDRLTHRRNALPERDTVAQGETAAGALAAQIRTVTAQRDELAREEKRLDDEASSLREKAGEVEAKMYSGSVSSPRELQAMHADVEQLRRHERTLESRELELMELLEPLDAQLERLRTQRTTLAAELNVVRATLESAESAIDQEMAGEQKARDALAGQLEPSLISEYERRRARAQGVGVARLVGNTCQGCHLSIPATEVDGMRRAPEGTISYCDNCGCILVP, encoded by the coding sequence GTGACGAGCGCGGCCGCGCTCGAGTCGCTCCTGACGCTCCAGGAACGCGACGCCGCGCTCGACCGCCTCACGCACCGTCGCAACGCGCTGCCCGAGCGCGACACCGTCGCGCAGGGCGAAACGGCAGCCGGGGCACTCGCGGCACAGATTCGCACGGTCACCGCACAGCGCGACGAGCTCGCCCGAGAGGAGAAACGACTCGACGACGAAGCGAGCTCGCTTCGTGAGAAGGCCGGCGAAGTCGAGGCCAAGATGTACTCGGGGTCCGTGTCGTCGCCTCGTGAGCTCCAAGCGATGCATGCCGACGTCGAGCAGCTCCGCAGACACGAGCGAACGCTCGAGAGCCGCGAGCTCGAGTTGATGGAGTTGCTCGAGCCACTCGACGCCCAGCTCGAACGGCTCCGTACGCAACGCACGACCCTTGCCGCAGAACTGAACGTGGTGCGCGCGACGTTGGAGAGCGCCGAGTCGGCCATCGACCAGGAGATGGCGGGTGAGCAGAAGGCGCGCGACGCGCTCGCGGGCCAGCTCGAACCTTCGCTCATTTCCGAGTACGAGCGACGCCGGGCGCGCGCGCAAGGCGTGGGGGTGGCGCGACTCGTCGGGAACACCTGCCAGGGGTGTCACCTGTCGATCCCGGCGACCGAAGTCGACGGGATGCGGAGAGCACCCGAGGGAACGATCTCGTATTGCGACAACTGCGGCTGTATTCTCGTGCCGTGA
- a CDS encoding transglycosylase domain-containing protein has protein sequence MPFWGAEMLLLRALRTLILGIVVGGVAVGACLAALIPGAAEVVSAHHYTVKTVTKLRELSQKSTVYWSDGSKMEDLGLQDREIVQFKDIPVRVVNAVIATEDQTFWTNDGIDLGAVFRAFVSNVTSGKIEQGGSTITQQLVKNRILSPARDVNRKVKEIEDALRLNEKFSKPKILEEYLNTVYFGQNSYGIKSAASRFFITQDNPDSYPRGKRLDELTIGEAALLAGVIANPEGTNPFTYPQRTWLRRADVLQIEVDQGYITQAEADAAKNEPLPTSLPPDQLRPSNYLVAEVQDRLLNDTRLGLTPKARHDALLKGGLQIYTTFDWNLQNLATAATQDALPRSPSGPDWVSSLVAIEPATGAVKAMVGGPDFADSEYNIATHPVGRQPGSTWKVMTLATVLANGYSPNDSVNGNAPCSVPSKFGTAATINAEGGGGGYESIWAATAGSVNCAFVRLSTSVGQDKVMEMAHKMGITQQRLFPHLTLSIGDIEATPLEMATVIATIANGGVHQAPYFVQNVVGSNGLPLPGFPEIDRPGDRVLAQDVAECEQILLRGVITGGTGTGYTEVPGHEPFGKTGTTDNLGDAWFIGATPQLATAVWFGNRTTNALRAGFGGPTSGPIWRQFMQDALADQPNIPLPDRGSNAVCNRPGKAVNEDGGRAALVIAPEPSDTPVISVTPRQPTVTPGAPTTSRPVLTVPGLPGHGKP, from the coding sequence ATGCCATTCTGGGGAGCCGAGATGCTTTTGTTGCGCGCGCTCCGAACCCTGATCCTCGGCATCGTCGTCGGTGGCGTCGCCGTCGGCGCCTGCTTGGCCGCGCTCATCCCGGGTGCCGCCGAGGTCGTCTCCGCGCATCACTACACGGTCAAGACGGTCACGAAGCTCCGTGAACTCTCGCAGAAGTCCACGGTGTACTGGTCTGACGGCTCGAAGATGGAAGATCTCGGCCTCCAAGACCGGGAGATCGTGCAGTTCAAGGACATCCCCGTCCGCGTGGTCAACGCGGTGATCGCCACCGAGGACCAGACCTTCTGGACCAACGACGGCATCGATCTCGGCGCCGTGTTCCGAGCGTTCGTCAGCAACGTCACGTCGGGCAAGATCGAGCAGGGCGGGTCGACGATCACCCAGCAACTCGTGAAGAACCGCATTCTGTCGCCCGCTCGCGACGTGAACCGCAAGGTCAAGGAGATCGAGGACGCGCTGCGCCTCAACGAGAAGTTCTCGAAGCCGAAGATCCTCGAGGAGTATCTCAACACCGTCTACTTCGGGCAGAACTCCTACGGCATCAAGAGCGCGGCCTCGCGCTTCTTCATCACCCAGGACAACCCCGACTCGTACCCGCGCGGCAAGCGTCTCGACGAGCTCACGATCGGAGAAGCCGCGCTCCTCGCGGGTGTCATTGCGAATCCTGAAGGCACCAACCCCTTCACGTACCCACAGCGCACGTGGCTGCGGCGCGCCGACGTGTTGCAGATCGAAGTCGACCAGGGCTACATCACCCAGGCCGAGGCCGACGCGGCCAAGAACGAACCGTTGCCGACATCGTTGCCCCCGGATCAGCTCCGGCCCAGCAACTACCTCGTCGCCGAAGTCCAGGACCGTCTGCTCAACGACACGCGGCTCGGGTTGACCCCGAAGGCGCGCCACGACGCTCTGCTGAAGGGTGGCCTCCAGATCTACACGACGTTCGACTGGAACCTGCAGAACCTGGCCACGGCCGCGACCCAGGACGCGCTGCCCCGGAGTCCGAGTGGGCCCGACTGGGTCTCGTCGCTCGTCGCGATCGAGCCTGCCACTGGCGCGGTCAAGGCGATGGTCGGAGGCCCCGACTTCGCCGACAGCGAGTACAACATCGCGACGCATCCGGTCGGCCGGCAGCCGGGATCCACCTGGAAGGTGATGACCCTCGCCACCGTGCTCGCCAACGGCTACTCACCCAATGACTCGGTGAACGGGAACGCGCCGTGCAGCGTGCCGAGCAAGTTCGGCACCGCGGCGACCATCAACGCCGAGGGTGGCGGTGGGGGTTACGAGTCCATCTGGGCGGCGACCGCTGGATCGGTCAACTGTGCGTTCGTTCGGCTGTCGACGAGCGTCGGCCAGGACAAGGTGATGGAAATGGCCCACAAGATGGGCATCACGCAGCAGCGGCTGTTCCCGCATCTCACGCTCTCGATCGGCGACATCGAGGCCACGCCGCTCGAGATGGCCACGGTGATCGCCACGATCGCCAACGGCGGCGTACACCAGGCGCCGTACTTCGTGCAGAACGTGGTGGGGTCGAACGGTCTTCCGCTTCCCGGCTTCCCCGAGATCGATCGCCCCGGCGACCGAGTGCTCGCCCAGGACGTCGCCGAGTGCGAGCAGATCCTCCTCCGCGGCGTGATCACGGGGGGAACGGGCACCGGATACACCGAGGTCCCGGGCCACGAGCCGTTCGGCAAGACCGGCACCACCGACAACCTGGGCGACGCCTGGTTCATCGGCGCGACTCCGCAGTTGGCAACCGCGGTGTGGTTCGGGAACCGCACCACCAACGCGCTGCGCGCCGGCTTCGGCGGACCCACGTCCGGGCCGATCTGGCGGCAGTTCATGCAGGACGCCCTCGCCGACCAACCCAACATCCCGCTCCCCGATCGGGGCAGCAACGCGGTGTGCAACCGCCCGGGCAAGGCGGTGAACGAAGACGGCGGGCGCGCCGCGCTCGTCATCGCGCCGGAACCGTCGGATACGCCGGTGATATCCGTCACCCCGCGCCAGCCGACGGTGACCCCCGGAGCACCCACGACCTCGCGGCCGGTATTGACCGTGCCGGGTCTCCCCGGCCACGGCAAGCCGTGA